Proteins encoded by one window of Vigna radiata var. radiata cultivar VC1973A chromosome 5, Vradiata_ver6, whole genome shotgun sequence:
- the LOC106762114 gene encoding protein IQ-DOMAIN 1-like → MGAKKWFMIIIKLKKSKKSKREKVQSTDENSDECSNMKQSIREESSGIPNEGLMMDRTVPSRLMDDVAATRIQNAFRSFMARRTLHHLRGAVKFEALIQDHLAREQTATALNYIHSWSRIQEQIRARRICMITEARIKKKKLENQLKLEAKIQELEVEWCSGSETMEEILCRLHQREEAAIKRERAMAYAFSHQWRPNCSQYFGQASYSLGKESWGWSWTERWVAARPWEVQVRVQPSKTKKLNGHDQKIKFNKMNYSESKAALAKPSLSNGKETGKGKENSTSGQSKNIVTK, encoded by the exons ATGGGTGCGAAGAAATGGTTTATGATAATAATCAAATTGAAGAAATCGAAGAAATCCAAACGAGAAAAG GTACAGTCTACTGATGAAAATTCAGATGAATGTTCAAACATGAAGCAAAGTATTCGTGAAGAGTCAAGTGGCATTCCCAATGAAGGTTTGATGATGGATCGGACAGTTCCGTCAAGACTGATGGACGATGTGGCAGCTACTAGGATTCAAAATGCATTCCGTTCATTTATG GCAAGAAGAACATTACATCATCTAAGGGGAGCAGTGAAATTCGAAGCTTTAATTCAAGATCACCTAGCCAGAGAGCAAACAGCAACTGCACTGAACTATATACATTCATGGAGCAGAATACAAGAACAAATTAGAGCTCGAAGAATCTGTATGATAACAGAAGCcagaattaagaaaaagaaattggaaaacCAGTTAAAACTTGAGGCTAAGATTCAGGAGCTTGAG GTGGAGTGGTGCAGTGGTTCTGAAACCATGGAAGAGATACTTTGCAGGTTACATCAGCGAGAGGAAGCAGCAATTAAACGAGAGAGAGCCATGGCATATGCCTTTTCCCATCAG TGGAGGCCAAACTGTAGCCAGTATTTTGGTCAGGCTTCTTATAGCCTTGGTAAAGAAAGTTGGGGTTGGAGCTGGACAGAGCGTTGGGTCGCGGCACGTCCTTGGGAAGTACAGGTTCGAGTTCAGCCCTCCAAAACAAAGAAACTTAATGGCCACGatcaaaaaatcaaattcaacaagATGAACTACAGTGAAAGCAAAGCAGCCTTGGCTAAACCTTCCCTGTCAAACGGGAAGGAAACtggaaaaggaaaggaaaacaGTACTTCAGGGCAGTCAAAGAACATCGTTACCAAATAG